One genomic window of Cercospora beticola chromosome 5, complete sequence includes the following:
- a CDS encoding uncharacterized protein (CAZy:GH47) — MVLAVLLCAWCAAVANGMTDDQVSHLRRDTQNLFYHGFDNYMRHAFPEDELRPISCRPQTRNRHDPRDIGLNDVLGNYSLTLIDSLSTLAILASGPQDKKDRHNPLRDFQDGVKSLVELYGDGTESGRCGTRACGFDLDSKVQVFETNIRGVGGLLSAHLFAQGDLPIAGYNPVWKAGRNAGIKWKNGLRYNGQLLRLAQDLAERLLPAFSTPTDIPYPRVNLRHGIPFYQDAESGFCRADGTSTDPREITENCSAGAGSLVLEFTALSRMTGDPRFEDAAKKAFWAIWDRRSSIDLLGNGIDAETGQWTRPALSGIGAGIDSFFEYSLKSHILLSNLPYDPRNYSTESPESFLGVWQQAHASVKRHIYRNPRMVKHPFYAQVDPDTGGERHNWVDNLSAYYPGLLVLAGELDEATESHLLWSALWTKFGALPERWPVGSNYLEPHFKHWAGRPEFIESTFHLHQATKDPYYLHVGEMALRNIRMRCWTKCGWADLGDVRTGEQRDRMESFFLGETAKYLYLLFTADHPLNRLDSPIVFTTEGHPLIIPNDVRISDQEHPFKVANRRNERAMSAPAPTCAVAPTSLPLTVSNTANRGDLFHAAALAQLHTERIPPSHQSSRLERPSKNSPGISLADVQSPTNYTFHPWTLPQSLVPAKGLSSPIINPIVSTLTFPTLGSSAAEVEKGQMPFNAVQKVELGVLINSLSNMRIGMVQQPRSVLLPDGHGVLVESIMGDEYRINTIGNFALGKDERVLLTSTALKDVSPADPHFTRQRDLEMIDLIVDVPTWVDDRDAMDVELSENGTLDALWDELDNMLNKLLPGSGSDYKLSDKLRGNTRTDGVPSVLRYAIPAILPTGPGASAPESEMDVDVITTTLGNLPQKSVFFLDDTLCDNRLPINVARQYQVLVVMRGGCSFNDKLANIPSFVPSPDALQLVIVVSGLTANENDIGHQGEHGLIRPLLDQIQRMPSGIVRPHPIAMCMLDGTTVPTIPRNRAAANDDGKELDALALLDLVATGKGTFDDRGQFQRLPAANGKGSSGGGIGVKRRYWFESLGVPIGNLMML; from the coding sequence ATGGTGCTCGCCGTGCTGCTATGCGCCTGGTGCGCCGCAGTCGCCAATGGCATGACCGATGACCAAGTCTCACACCTCCGCCGCGACACTCAAAATCTGTTCTATCATGGCTTTGACAATTATATGCGCCATGCTTTCCCCGAGGATGAGCTTCGACCCATCTCATGTCGTCCGCAGACTCGCAATCGCCACGACCCTCGCGACATCGGTCTCAACGACGTCCTCGGCAACTACAGTCTGACCCTCATCGATTCTCTATCCactctcgccatcctcgctTCCGGCCCACAGGACAAGAAAGACAGGCACAACCCGCTGCGTGACTTCCAGGACGGAGTCAAGAGCTTGGTGGAATTGTATGGAGACGGCACTGAGTCGGGCAGGTGCGGCACGCGAGCATGTGGCTTCGATCTGGACTCCAAAGTCCAGGTATTCGAAACCAACATTCGCGGCGTGGGCGGCTTGTTGTCTGCCCATCTTTTCGCGCAAGGCGATCTGCCCATCGCGGGATACAACCCAGTCTGGAAGGCTGGCAGAAATGCCGGCATCAAGTGGAAGAACGGTCTCAGATATAATGGTCAGCTGCTCCGTCTGGCTCAGGATCTAGCCGAGCGACTTCTTCCCGCTTTCAGTACGCCCACCGACATTCCCTATCCGAGAGTAAATCTGCGCCATGGAATCCCCTTCTACCAGGACGCAGAGTCGGGCTTCTGCCGTGCTGACGGGACCTCCACCGATCCACGTGAGATTACCGAAAATTGCTCAGCGGGCGCCGGCAGTCTGGTCCTAGAGTTTACTGCGCTCAGTCGCATGACGGGAGATCCACGCTTCGAGGACGCAGCGAAGAAAGCGTTCTGGGCGATTTGGGATCGGAGATCCAGCATCGATCTGCTCGGCAATGGTATTGATGCAGAGACAGGCCAGTGGACTCGCCCTGCGCTTTCTGGCATCGGAGCTGGCATTGACTCGTTCTTCGAGTACTCCCTCAAATCCCATATCCTGCTCTCGAACTTACCCTACGACCCACGCAACTACTCGACTGAGTCGCCGGAGAGTTTCCTGGGCGTATGGCAGCAAGCTCACGCGAGTGTGAAACGTCACATCTATAGAAATCCACGAATGGTGAAGCATCCATTCTACGCCCAGGTCGATCCAGATACAGGCGGTGAGCGCCACAATTGGGTGGACAACCTCTCTGCCTATTATCCAGGGCTACTCGTACTCGCcggcgagctcgatgagGCCACCGAGTCGCACCTGCTGTGGAGTGCATTGTGGACCAAATTCGGCGCACTTCCTGAACGCTGGCCAGTCGGGAGCAACTATCTCGAACCACATTTCAAGCACTGGGCAGGACGTCCGGAGTTCATCGAGAGCACTTTTCATCTCCATCAAGCCACCAAAGATCCTTACTATCTCCATGTGGGTGAGATGGCACTGCGCAACATCAGAATGCGATGCTGGACCAAGTGCGGTTGGGCGGACCTTGGTGATGTGAGAACGGGTGAACAACGAGACCGCATGGAAAGCTTTTTTCTCGGGGAAACCGCCAAGTACCTGTACCTGCTTTTTACAGCAGATCATCCTCTCAACAGACTTGACTCACCCATAGTCTTCACGACCGAGGGCCACCCTCTCATCATTCCAAATGATGTGAGGATTTCTGATCAGGAGCATCCATTCAAGGTTGCCAACAGACGCAATGAACGCGCGATGTCGGCGCCTGCGCCCACATGCGCTGTTGCACCGACCTCATTGCCACTCACGGTCAGCAACACAGCAAACAGGGGAGATTTGTTCCACGCCGCAGCACTCGCTCAACTTCACACGGAGCGTATTCCACCCAGCCATCAGTCTTCTCGCTTGGAGCGTCCTTCGAAAAATAGCCCAGGCATATCATTGGCAGATGTGCAAAGCCCCACCAATTACACTTTCCATCCATGGACTCTACCCCAATCTCTCGTCCCCGCGAAAGGCCTGTCGTCGCCCATCATCAATCCGATTGTCAGTACCTTGACCTTCCCTACCTTAggcagctctgctgctgaagtGGAGAAGGGACAGATGCCTTTCAACGCAGTGCAGAAGGTCGAACTCGGAGTTCTCATCAACTCCCTCTCCAACATGCGCATTGGCATGGTCCAGCAGCCGAGGAGTGTGCTGCTCCCTGATGGTCATGGTGTGCTCGTAGAGAGCATCATGGGTGACGAGTATCGGATCAACACCATTGGCAACTTCGCTCTTGGCAAGGATGAAAGAGTGCTATTGACGAGTACGGCACTAAAAGATGTCAGCCCTGCGGATCCTCACTTTACGAGACAGCGAGACCTGGAGATGATCGACCTCATTGTCGACGTGCCGACCTGGGTTGACGACAGGGACGCGATGGACGTGGAGCTATCAGAGAACGGCACCCTAGATGCACTGTGGGATGAGCTTGACAACATGTTGAATAAGCTCCTCCCAGGATCTGGCTCTGACTACAAGCTGTCCGACAAGCTTCGTGGGAATACAAGGACTGACGGCGTGCCTTCAGTGTTGAGGTACGCAATTCCCGCCATTCTACCTACGGGTCCCGGAGCAAGTGCCCCAGAGTCTGAGATGGACGTGGATGTCATCACTACCACCCTTGGTAATTTGCCGCAAAAGTCTGTATTCTTCCTCGATGACACTTTGTGTGACAACAGACTGCCTATCAATGTCGCCCGGCAGTATCAGGTTCTCGTTGTCATGCGAGGTGGATGCTCCTTCAACGACAAACTCGCGAACATACCCTCATTCGTGCCCTCTCCCGATGCACTACAGCTAGTCATCGTCGTGAGTGGGCTGACTGCCAACGAGAACGATATTGGCCATCAGGGTGAACATGGTCTGATCAGACCTCTGCTCGACCAGATTCAGCGCATGCCTTCTGGCATCGTTCGACCGCACCCTATAGCAATGTGCATGCTAGACGGGACAACTGTGCCAACGATACCGCGCAACAGGGCCGCTGCTAACGACGATGGAAAGGAGCTCGACGCTCTTGCGTTGCTTGATCTTGTTGCTACTGGAAAAGGTACTTTCGATGATCGCGGACAATTCCAGAGACTTCCTGCTGCCAACGGGAAAGGCAGTTCGGGCGGGGGCATTGGAGTGAAGAGGCGATATTGGTTCGAGAGTCTTGGCGTACCGATTGGCAAtttgatgatgttgtag
- a CDS encoding uncharacterized protein (BUSCO:EOG09262QRH): MLPRAALRASKPAHIRHGALTTSPSALRIRTYASKPSRPPPPPSGSRPARPPPPKGFTPATGQARQTSPGTAAPKDQTWKPKDGINFGKPAAATPSGAGAASAAAAGVGHSASSPVEGARTTDEASTQSPLGGQDPTQKILQMFQEGKGIGDIAKFVQQLPPEQQQILKDMTPTAAPLTPQQVQRVQELRAAGKSWEDIAQEVPIEQVQAAAAQEREPVAQRADIDEPVAGSIRDQAQEKVAASENTVPPPETPPQQTGPLPDLRHGIPSTFDLEFGQAKARAREQDAAESQEDKLDLTSEGPRRSRDDGEEGERQYDRKAYETSLDRRRALLMNYLYASFVLGTVLTGFYLGRPFSSQEEIPQGLEADDASGWAPQKIWNRMRGRLGSQVGHYTEPAFPKLLPDVPESQRPPFTLVMSLEDLMIHTTWDTKHGYRTAKRPGIDYFIRYLSQYYELVLFTSAPRAMADPIVAKLDPYHFIMWPLGREATKYEKGEYVKDLSYLNRDLKKTIIVDTHAPHVKNQPENAIIIPKWSGDPKDPHTKDLVALIPFLEYVATMGTDDVRQVLKSFEGQSIPEEFARREQIAREKFQAQLAEERKRKPKFSLGSIASGLGVQGGTGMGGGMVLADGQSVAEGLRQGKMLSDQIREQGQRQYEHLEKQIREHGEQWLKEEAEELKKAQEAQMKEMKSGALGWFGGKKE, from the coding sequence ATGCTGCCTCGAGCAGCTCTGCGGGCCTCGAAACCGGCACACATTCGACATGGCGCATTGACAACATCGCCCTCGGCCTTGCGCATCCGCACATACGCATCGAAACCATCACgcccgcctccaccgccgtcGGGGAGTAGACCTGCCAGACCTCCGCCACCAAAAGGCTTCACGCCCGCGACTGGCCAAGCACGACAGACTTCGCCAGGAACTGCGGCTCCCAAGGATCAGACGTGGAAGCCAAAAGATGGCATCAACTTCGGCAAGCCTGCCGCTGCCACACCCAGCGGAGCGggagcagcatctgcagctgctgcgggtGTCGGgcattctgcttcttcgccagTAGAAGGCGCAAGGACAACCGATGAAGCTTCCACACAGTCGCCATTGGGAGGGCAAGACCCAACGCAAAAGATTCTCCAGATGTTCCAGGAGGGCAAGGGTATTGGAGACATTGCCAAGTTCGTGCAACAACTTCCACCGGAGCAACAGCAAATACTGAAGGACATGACACCCACCGCCGCTCCGCTCACTCCTCAACAGGTCCAAAGAGTGCAAGAGCTGCGTGCTGCAGGAAAGAGCTGGGAGGATATCGCCCAGGAGGTTCCCATCGAGCAGGTgcaggctgcagcagcgcaagaGCGAGAGCCCGTGGCGCAAAGAGCAGATATAGACGAGCCCGTAGCAGGATCCATTCGAGATCAAGCACAGGAGAAGGTGGCTGCCTCAGAGAACACTGTACCCCCACCGGAgacgccgccgcagcagacCGGCCCGCTACCAGACTTGCGCCACGGTATTCCGAGCACATTCGATCTAGAATTCGGTCAAGCCAAGGCACGGGCGAGAGAGCAAGATGCTGCAGAGTCACAGGAGGACAAGCTGGATTTGACATCAGAAGGCCCGCGTAGGTCACGagacgatggcgaggaaggcgagagGCAGTACGATCGCAAGGCATATGAGACTTCGCTTGACCGAAGACGTGCCTTGCTCATGAACTACCTGTACGCTTCCTTTGTACTTGGAACAGTCCTCACCGGCTTCTACCTCGGACGCCCTTTCAGCTCCCAGGAGGAAATTCCTCAGGGTCTCGAGGCGGACGATGCATCAGGCTGGGCACCGCAAAAGATCTGGAACCGGATGCGTGGGAGACTCGGCAGCCAGGTCGGCCATTACACGGAGCCTGCCTTCCCAAAACTTCTCCCTGATGTTCCGGAATCGCAACGGCCTCCCTTCACTCTGGTCATGTCCTTGGAAGATCTCATGATCCATACCACATGGGACACCAAGCACGGATACCGCACAGCCAAGCGCCCGGGCATCGATTACTTCATCCGCTACCTGTCGCAGTACTACGAGCTTGTCCTGTTCACATCTGCTCCACGCGCCATGGCCGACCCCATCGTGGCCAAGCTGGACCCATACCACTTCATTATGTGGCCGCTGGGTCGTGAGGCTACCAAGTACGAGAAGGGCGAATATGTCAAAGACTTGTCGTACCTGAACCGGGACCTGAAGAAGACAATCATCGTAGACACCCACGCACCGCACGTCAAGAACCAGCCAGAAAACGCCATCATCATTCCCAAGTGGAGTGGCGATCCAAAAGATCCCCACACGAAGGACCTCGTCGCGCTCATTCCTTTCCTCGAATATGTCGCAACTATGGGTACCGACGATGTCCGTCAAGTCCTGAAATCATTCGAAGGTCAATCGATTCCAGAGGAGTTCGCTCGAAGAGAGCAAATTGCTCGCGAAAAGTTCCAAGCTCAACTCGCTGAGGAACGAAAACGGAAGCCTAAATTCTCTCTGGGCTCTATCGCTTCCGGTCTCGGCGTGCAAGGCGGAACTGGAATGGGAGGCGGCATGGTCTTGGCTGACGGGCAAAGTGTCGCTGAAGGCCTGCGACAAGGCAAGATGCTGAGCGACCAAATCCGCGAGCAAGGTCAGCGACAATACGAGCATTTGGAGAAGCAGATTCGCGAGCACGGAGAGCAGTGGTTGAAGGAGGAGGCCGAAGAGTTGAAGAAAGCGCAAGAGGCACagatgaaggagatgaaGTCTGGTGCGCTGGGATGGTTCGGCGGTAAGAAGGAGTAG